A genomic segment from Dendropsophus ebraccatus isolate aDenEbr1 chromosome 7, aDenEbr1.pat, whole genome shotgun sequence encodes:
- the PCDH7 gene encoding protocadherin-7 isoform X3, which yields MRSVWGCCLFLLRVALTLAASKQLLKYRLAEEGQPDIRIGNVASDIGIVTGNGEVTFSLESGSDYFKIDNMTGELSTTERRIDREKLPQCQMIFDENECFIDFEVSVIGPSQSWVELFEGRVVILDINDNTPTFPSPVLTLTVEENRPVGTLYLLPTATDRDFGRNGIERYELIQDAGESLYMSGRRSGGRMESGDSALYPGKRRMETDSRSSVFELQVADTSDGEKQPQLIVKGALDREQRDSYELTLRVRDGGEQPRSSQSILRVLITDVNDNSPRFEKSVYEADLAENSAPGTPILQLKATDYDVGVNGQIEYVFGAATESVRRLLRLDENSGWLSVLHRIDREEVNQLRFTVMARDRGQPPKSDKATVILNIKDENDNVPLIDIRKIGRIPVKDGMASVAEDVLVDTPIALVQVSDRDQGENGVVTCTVVGDVPFQLKPASDSEGEQNKKKYFLHTSAPLDYENVKEYNVIIVAVDSGSPSLSSNNSLLVKVVDTNDNPPVFSQAVVEVAFPENNVPGERVATVIATDADSGKNAEIAYSLEQSVAGVFSIHPDTGDITANIVLDREQNDRYEFKVVAKDKGLPTTMQGTATVVVQVADRNDNDPKFMQDVFNFYVKENLQPNSPVGMVTVMDADKGRNAEMSLFIEEDNGIFSIENTTGTICSTVSFDMEQQTSYTFKVKAVDGGDPPRSATATVSLFVMDENDNAPIITSPINSSYAVVSPSSGVRTVVATVMATDTDTGVNADLNYSIVGGNPFKLFEINPASGVVSLVGKLASKHYGLHRLVVQVNDSGQPSQSTTALVHVFINETVSNASVVDSQIARSLHIPLSQDIAGDPSYEMSKQRLSIVIGVVAGIMTVILIILVVVMARYCRAKSKNGYEAGKKDHEDFFTPQQHDKSKKPKKDKKNKKSKQPLYSSIVTVEASKPNGQRYDSVNEKLSDSPSMGRYRTVNGGPGSPDLARHYKSSSPLPTVQLHPQSPTAGKKHQAVQDLPPANTFVGAGDNISIGSDHCSEYSCQTNNKYSKQSSFLF from the coding sequence ATGAGGAGTGTATGGGGCTGCTGCCTGTTCCTGCTCCGGGTGGCTCTCACCCTGGCAGCCTCCAAGCAGCTGCTAAAGTACCGGCTGGCAGAGGAAGGGCAGCCAGACATTAGGATCGGGAATGTGGCTTCCGATATCGGCATCGTCACCGGGAACGGAGAGGTGACCTTCAGCCTGGAATCGGGCTCCGATTATTTTAAAATCGACAACATGACCGGGGAGCTGAGCACCACGGAGCGCCGGATAGACCGGGAGAAGCTGCCGCAGTGCCAGATGATCTTTGACGAGAACGAGTGCTTCATCGACTTCGAGGTGTCGGTGATCGGACCGTCCCAGAGCTGGGTGGAGTTGTTTGAGGGTCGGGTGGTCATTCTGGACATTAACGATAACACCCCGACCTTCCCTTCCCCGGTGCTCACGCTTACCGTGGAGGAGAACCGGCCGGTGGGGACCCTCTACCTGCTGCCCACCGCCACCGACCGGGACTTTGGCCGCAACGGGATAGAGCGCTACGAGTTGATCCAGGACGCCGGGGAGAGTTTGTACATGTCCGGTAGGCGATCCGGTGGCCGTATGGAGAGCGGTGATAGCGCCCTCTACCCGGGGAAGAGACGGATGGAGACGGACAGCCGGAGCAGCGTGTTCGAGCTGCAGGTGGCGGACACGTCTGACGGGGAGAAGCAGCCGCAGCTGATAGTCAAGGGGGCGCTGGACCGGGAGCAGCGGGACTCGTACGAGCTGACCCTGCGGGTGAGGGACGGAGGGGAGCAGCCCCGGTCCTCGCAGTCCATCCTCCGGGTCCTCATCACCGACGTCAACGATAACAGCCCGCGCTTCGAGAAAAGCGTCTACGAGGCGGACCTGGCGGAGAACAGCGCGCCCGGGACCCCCATCCTGCAGCTCAAAGCCACCGACTACGACGTGGGGGTGAACGGGCAGATCGAGTACGTGTTCGGGGCCGCCACCGAGTCGGTGCGCAGGTTACTCCGGCTGGACGAGAACTCGGGCTGGCTGAGCGTGCTGCACCGGATAGACCGGGAGGAGGTCAACCAGCTGCGCTTCACCGTCATGGCCCGAGACCGGGGACAGCCCCCCAAAAGTGACAAGGCCACCGTCATCCTCAACATTAAGGACGAGAACGACAACGTGCCCCTGATAGACATCAGGAAGATCGGTCGGATCCCGGTGAAGGATGGCATGGCCAGTGTGGCGGAGGACGTCCTGGTGGACACCCCCATAGCCTTAGTGCAGGTGTCTGACAGGGACCAGGGGGAGAACGGGGTGGTCACCTGCACGGTGGTGGGAGACGTCCCCTTCCAGCTCAAACCGGCCAGTGATAGTGAGGGCGAGCAGAACAAGAAGAAGTACTTCCTGCACACCTCAGCCCCGCTGGACTATGAGAACGTCAAGGAGTACAATGTCATCATAGTGGCTGTAGACTCGGGGAGCCCCAGCCTGTCCAGTAATAACTCCCTGCTGGTCAAGGTGGTGGACACCAATGACAACCCCCCAGTGTTTAGCCAAGCTGTAGTGGAGGTAGCCTTCCCTGAGAACAATGTGCCCGGGGAGAGGGTGGCCACAGTCATTGCCACTGATGCAGATAGTGGCAAGAATGCAGAGATTGCCTATTCCCTGGAGCAGTCGGTGGCCGGGGTCTTCTCCATCCACCCAGACACTGGCGATATAACGGCCAATATAGTCCTAGACAGGGAGCAGAACGACAGGTATGAGTTTAAAGTTGTTGCCAAAGACAAGGGTCTGCCCACCACTATGCAGGGCACTGCCACAGTAGTAGTCCAGGTAGCCGACAGGAATGACAACGACCCCAAATTTATGCAGGATGTCTTCAATTTCTACGTCAAGGAAAACTTACAACCCAACAGCCCGGTTGGGATGGTGACAGTGATGGATGCTGACAAAGGTCGCAATGCAGAGATGAGTTTATTCATAGAGGAAGACAATGGCATCTTTTCTATTGAAAACACCACCGGCACTATATGTTCTACAGTGTCCTTTGACATGGAGCAACAGACCTCCTACACCTTTAAAGTGAAAGCAGTGGACGGTGGGGACCCCCCTAGGTCCGCCACCGCCACAGTGTCCCTTTTTGTTATGGATGAGAATGACAATGCCCCAATCATCACCAGTCCCATCAATAGCTCCTATGCAGTTGTCTCCCCATCCAGCGGTGTCAGGACAGTGGTGGCAACTGTAATggccactgacacagacacaggaGTCAACGCAGATCTGAATTACAGCATTGTTGgaggaaacccctttaagctctttgAAATCAACCCAGCCAGTGGAGTGGTGTCACTGGTTGGCAAGCTGGCCTCGAAACACTATGGTCTGCACAGGTTAGTGGTCCAGGTGAATGACAGTGGTCAACCCTCCCAGTCCACCACCGCCCTAGTTCATGTGTTCATCAATGAGACTGTCTCCAACGCTTCGGTGGTTGACTCCCAAATTGCCAGAAGTTTGCACATCCCATTAAGCCAGGATATAGCTGGAGATCCCAGCTATGAAATGAGCAAGCAGAGACTTAGCATAGTGATTGGGGTTGTGGCTGGGATCATGACTGTCATACTGATCATACTGGTGGTGGTCATGGCCCGCTATTGTAGGGCCAAAAGTAAAAACGGATACGAAGCCGGCAAGAAAGACCACGAGGACTTCTTCACTCCACAACAGCACGACAAGTCTAAGAAACCCAAAAaagacaagaaaaataaaaaatccaaacaGCCATTATATAGCAGCATAGTGACAGTGGAAGCTTCCAAGCCAAATGGGCAGAGATATGACAGTGTCAATGAAAAGCTGTCAGACAGCCCCAGCATGGGAAGATACAGAACTGTCAATGGAGGTCCTGGTAGTCCTGACCTAGCAAGGCATTACAAATCTAGTTCTCCACTTCCTACTGTGCAGCTTCATCCTCAGTCACCTACTGCTGGGAAAAAACACCAGGCGGTGCAAGATTTACCACCAGCCAACACTTTTGTGGGAGCTGGAGACAACATCTCAATTGGATCAGACCATTGTTCTGAGTACAGTTGTCAGACCAATAACAAGTACAGCAAACAG
- the PCDH7 gene encoding protocadherin-7 isoform X2, which translates to MRSVWGCCLFLLRVALTLAASKQLLKYRLAEEGQPDIRIGNVASDIGIVTGNGEVTFSLESGSDYFKIDNMTGELSTTERRIDREKLPQCQMIFDENECFIDFEVSVIGPSQSWVELFEGRVVILDINDNTPTFPSPVLTLTVEENRPVGTLYLLPTATDRDFGRNGIERYELIQDAGESLYMSGRRSGGRMESGDSALYPGKRRMETDSRSSVFELQVADTSDGEKQPQLIVKGALDREQRDSYELTLRVRDGGEQPRSSQSILRVLITDVNDNSPRFEKSVYEADLAENSAPGTPILQLKATDYDVGVNGQIEYVFGAATESVRRLLRLDENSGWLSVLHRIDREEVNQLRFTVMARDRGQPPKSDKATVILNIKDENDNVPLIDIRKIGRIPVKDGMASVAEDVLVDTPIALVQVSDRDQGENGVVTCTVVGDVPFQLKPASDSEGEQNKKKYFLHTSAPLDYENVKEYNVIIVAVDSGSPSLSSNNSLLVKVVDTNDNPPVFSQAVVEVAFPENNVPGERVATVIATDADSGKNAEIAYSLEQSVAGVFSIHPDTGDITANIVLDREQNDRYEFKVVAKDKGLPTTMQGTATVVVQVADRNDNDPKFMQDVFNFYVKENLQPNSPVGMVTVMDADKGRNAEMSLFIEEDNGIFSIENTTGTICSTVSFDMEQQTSYTFKVKAVDGGDPPRSATATVSLFVMDENDNAPIITSPINSSYAVVSPSSGVRTVVATVMATDTDTGVNADLNYSIVGGNPFKLFEINPASGVVSLVGKLASKHYGLHRLVVQVNDSGQPSQSTTALVHVFINETVSNASVVDSQIARSLHIPLSQDIAGDPSYEMSKQRLSIVIGVVAGIMTVILIILVVVMARYCRAKSKNGYEAGKKDHEDFFTPQQHDKSKKPKKDKKNKKSKQPLYSSIVTVEASKPNGQRYDSVNEKLSDSPSMGRYRTVNGGPGSPDLARHYKSSSPLPTVQLHPQSPTAGKKHQAVQDLPPANTFVGAGDNISIGSDHCSEYSCQTNNKYSKQVTAHSSCEPHLRS; encoded by the coding sequence ATGAGGAGTGTATGGGGCTGCTGCCTGTTCCTGCTCCGGGTGGCTCTCACCCTGGCAGCCTCCAAGCAGCTGCTAAAGTACCGGCTGGCAGAGGAAGGGCAGCCAGACATTAGGATCGGGAATGTGGCTTCCGATATCGGCATCGTCACCGGGAACGGAGAGGTGACCTTCAGCCTGGAATCGGGCTCCGATTATTTTAAAATCGACAACATGACCGGGGAGCTGAGCACCACGGAGCGCCGGATAGACCGGGAGAAGCTGCCGCAGTGCCAGATGATCTTTGACGAGAACGAGTGCTTCATCGACTTCGAGGTGTCGGTGATCGGACCGTCCCAGAGCTGGGTGGAGTTGTTTGAGGGTCGGGTGGTCATTCTGGACATTAACGATAACACCCCGACCTTCCCTTCCCCGGTGCTCACGCTTACCGTGGAGGAGAACCGGCCGGTGGGGACCCTCTACCTGCTGCCCACCGCCACCGACCGGGACTTTGGCCGCAACGGGATAGAGCGCTACGAGTTGATCCAGGACGCCGGGGAGAGTTTGTACATGTCCGGTAGGCGATCCGGTGGCCGTATGGAGAGCGGTGATAGCGCCCTCTACCCGGGGAAGAGACGGATGGAGACGGACAGCCGGAGCAGCGTGTTCGAGCTGCAGGTGGCGGACACGTCTGACGGGGAGAAGCAGCCGCAGCTGATAGTCAAGGGGGCGCTGGACCGGGAGCAGCGGGACTCGTACGAGCTGACCCTGCGGGTGAGGGACGGAGGGGAGCAGCCCCGGTCCTCGCAGTCCATCCTCCGGGTCCTCATCACCGACGTCAACGATAACAGCCCGCGCTTCGAGAAAAGCGTCTACGAGGCGGACCTGGCGGAGAACAGCGCGCCCGGGACCCCCATCCTGCAGCTCAAAGCCACCGACTACGACGTGGGGGTGAACGGGCAGATCGAGTACGTGTTCGGGGCCGCCACCGAGTCGGTGCGCAGGTTACTCCGGCTGGACGAGAACTCGGGCTGGCTGAGCGTGCTGCACCGGATAGACCGGGAGGAGGTCAACCAGCTGCGCTTCACCGTCATGGCCCGAGACCGGGGACAGCCCCCCAAAAGTGACAAGGCCACCGTCATCCTCAACATTAAGGACGAGAACGACAACGTGCCCCTGATAGACATCAGGAAGATCGGTCGGATCCCGGTGAAGGATGGCATGGCCAGTGTGGCGGAGGACGTCCTGGTGGACACCCCCATAGCCTTAGTGCAGGTGTCTGACAGGGACCAGGGGGAGAACGGGGTGGTCACCTGCACGGTGGTGGGAGACGTCCCCTTCCAGCTCAAACCGGCCAGTGATAGTGAGGGCGAGCAGAACAAGAAGAAGTACTTCCTGCACACCTCAGCCCCGCTGGACTATGAGAACGTCAAGGAGTACAATGTCATCATAGTGGCTGTAGACTCGGGGAGCCCCAGCCTGTCCAGTAATAACTCCCTGCTGGTCAAGGTGGTGGACACCAATGACAACCCCCCAGTGTTTAGCCAAGCTGTAGTGGAGGTAGCCTTCCCTGAGAACAATGTGCCCGGGGAGAGGGTGGCCACAGTCATTGCCACTGATGCAGATAGTGGCAAGAATGCAGAGATTGCCTATTCCCTGGAGCAGTCGGTGGCCGGGGTCTTCTCCATCCACCCAGACACTGGCGATATAACGGCCAATATAGTCCTAGACAGGGAGCAGAACGACAGGTATGAGTTTAAAGTTGTTGCCAAAGACAAGGGTCTGCCCACCACTATGCAGGGCACTGCCACAGTAGTAGTCCAGGTAGCCGACAGGAATGACAACGACCCCAAATTTATGCAGGATGTCTTCAATTTCTACGTCAAGGAAAACTTACAACCCAACAGCCCGGTTGGGATGGTGACAGTGATGGATGCTGACAAAGGTCGCAATGCAGAGATGAGTTTATTCATAGAGGAAGACAATGGCATCTTTTCTATTGAAAACACCACCGGCACTATATGTTCTACAGTGTCCTTTGACATGGAGCAACAGACCTCCTACACCTTTAAAGTGAAAGCAGTGGACGGTGGGGACCCCCCTAGGTCCGCCACCGCCACAGTGTCCCTTTTTGTTATGGATGAGAATGACAATGCCCCAATCATCACCAGTCCCATCAATAGCTCCTATGCAGTTGTCTCCCCATCCAGCGGTGTCAGGACAGTGGTGGCAACTGTAATggccactgacacagacacaggaGTCAACGCAGATCTGAATTACAGCATTGTTGgaggaaacccctttaagctctttgAAATCAACCCAGCCAGTGGAGTGGTGTCACTGGTTGGCAAGCTGGCCTCGAAACACTATGGTCTGCACAGGTTAGTGGTCCAGGTGAATGACAGTGGTCAACCCTCCCAGTCCACCACCGCCCTAGTTCATGTGTTCATCAATGAGACTGTCTCCAACGCTTCGGTGGTTGACTCCCAAATTGCCAGAAGTTTGCACATCCCATTAAGCCAGGATATAGCTGGAGATCCCAGCTATGAAATGAGCAAGCAGAGACTTAGCATAGTGATTGGGGTTGTGGCTGGGATCATGACTGTCATACTGATCATACTGGTGGTGGTCATGGCCCGCTATTGTAGGGCCAAAAGTAAAAACGGATACGAAGCCGGCAAGAAAGACCACGAGGACTTCTTCACTCCACAACAGCACGACAAGTCTAAGAAACCCAAAAaagacaagaaaaataaaaaatccaaacaGCCATTATATAGCAGCATAGTGACAGTGGAAGCTTCCAAGCCAAATGGGCAGAGATATGACAGTGTCAATGAAAAGCTGTCAGACAGCCCCAGCATGGGAAGATACAGAACTGTCAATGGAGGTCCTGGTAGTCCTGACCTAGCAAGGCATTACAAATCTAGTTCTCCACTTCCTACTGTGCAGCTTCATCCTCAGTCACCTACTGCTGGGAAAAAACACCAGGCGGTGCAAGATTTACCACCAGCCAACACTTTTGTGGGAGCTGGAGACAACATCTCAATTGGATCAGACCATTGTTCTGAGTACAGTTGTCAGACCAATAACAAGTACAGCAAACAG